The following proteins are encoded in a genomic region of Micrococcaceae bacterium Sec5.8:
- a CDS encoding thioredoxin domain-containing protein: MATIDVSEKSFNDTITGNSIVLGDFWAAWCGPCRMFAPTFTKASETHTDIVFAKVDTEAEAGLSAAARITSIPTLMAFRDGILVFSRPGAMNATALEQLITGIKELDMEEVRTKMATAPAS, translated from the coding sequence ATGGCCACCATTGATGTTTCTGAAAAGTCCTTCAACGACACTATTACCGGCAACAGCATCGTGCTGGGGGACTTCTGGGCTGCCTGGTGCGGCCCCTGCCGGATGTTTGCCCCCACTTTCACTAAGGCTTCCGAGACCCACACCGATATCGTGTTCGCGAAAGTGGACACTGAGGCGGAGGCAGGACTCTCCGCCGCCGCCCGCATCACCTCCATCCCCACCCTTATGGCCTTCCGCGACGGCATCCTTGTCTTTTCCCGGCCGGGAGCGATGAACGCGACCGCTTTGGAGCAGCTGATCACAGGCATCAAGGAACTGGACATGGAAGAGGTCCGGACGAAAATGGCTACCGCCCCCGCATCCTAA
- a CDS encoding rhodanese-like domain-containing protein — protein sequence MEITPQQLAEQLKSGSDAQIVDVRESAEVAEGMIPGARHVALGELAGRLHELDKARPVIAICRSGRRSAAAADQLTAAGFTAYTVPGGMLDWTAAGFSTV from the coding sequence ATGGAAATCACCCCGCAGCAGCTCGCGGAACAGCTCAAGAGCGGCAGTGACGCCCAGATTGTGGATGTCCGCGAATCAGCTGAAGTCGCCGAGGGCATGATCCCCGGTGCCAGGCACGTCGCCCTTGGTGAGCTGGCCGGCCGGCTCCACGAACTGGACAAGGCCCGGCCCGTCATTGCCATCTGCCGCAGCGGGCGCCGCAGCGCGGCGGCCGCGGATCAGCTCACGGCGGCGGGCTTCACTGCCTACACCGTGCCTGGCGGAATGCTCGATTGGACGGCCGCAGGCTTTTCCACCGTTTGA
- a CDS encoding rhodanese-like domain-containing protein, with translation MTSLNTTTSAASAPQSIDATTLKAWEENHDDLMVIDVRGGAEFDSLHIKGSYHVPLPMLSEHTEEFAAKMGTRVVLVCQSGNRAEQARKHLDSVGLASASVLTGGVPAYAAAGGTVVRGRGPWAMERQVRMTAGSLVLASIVASKFLSPKLGLVAGGIGAGLTFSAATNSCAMGQVLSKMPWNRSANEPTAHQALQNLDARA, from the coding sequence ATGACTTCCTTGAATACGACCACCTCCGCTGCCTCCGCCCCGCAGTCCATTGATGCGACCACTCTGAAGGCGTGGGAAGAGAACCATGATGATTTGATGGTCATCGACGTGCGCGGCGGCGCGGAGTTCGATTCCCTGCACATCAAGGGTTCCTACCATGTGCCGCTTCCCATGCTCAGTGAGCACACCGAAGAGTTCGCGGCGAAAATGGGCACCCGCGTAGTTCTGGTCTGCCAGTCCGGGAACCGGGCCGAGCAGGCCCGCAAACACCTGGATTCCGTCGGCCTGGCCAGTGCCAGCGTCCTGACCGGGGGAGTGCCCGCCTACGCCGCCGCCGGCGGCACCGTGGTCCGCGGACGCGGCCCGTGGGCCATGGAACGCCAGGTCCGGATGACCGCGGGCTCCCTCGTGCTCGCCAGCATCGTCGCGTCGAAATTTCTCTCCCCGAAACTCGGCCTGGTCGCCGGGGGTATCGGCGCGGGCCTGACGTTCTCCGCAGCCACCAACAGCTGCGCCATGGGCCAGGTCCTCTCGAAGATGCCGTGGAACCGCTCCGCCAACGAGCCCACCGCGCACCAGGCCCTGCAAAACCTGGACGCCAGGGCATGA
- a CDS encoding sulfite exporter TauE/SafE family protein, translated as MILSAAAFGLIVGALLGLVGGGGSILAVPALVYGVGLPLAAAIPTSLVVVGASSAVAVLPRLKNGVNWRLALIIGAAGTATAYLGAAVNRLLDPKILLLAFAAIMVFAGIRMLMPSTTAGGSCALPDGGVNWRSCLPKAIATGAVVGFLTGLLGVGGGFLIVPALTLVLGLPMALTVGTSLVIIVINSAAGFAAHLGDLQIDWAVTAAFAGTAMIASLAAGRIGTNIPDKALKRGFGILVLVIAAYVTVQALLT; from the coding sequence ATGATCCTCTCCGCGGCGGCGTTCGGGCTGATCGTCGGCGCCCTGCTGGGCCTGGTCGGAGGCGGCGGATCGATCCTCGCCGTCCCCGCCCTGGTCTACGGGGTCGGACTGCCGCTTGCCGCGGCCATCCCGACCTCACTCGTCGTCGTCGGTGCGTCCTCCGCCGTCGCGGTGCTGCCCCGGCTGAAGAACGGGGTGAACTGGCGGCTGGCGCTGATCATCGGCGCCGCAGGAACCGCCACCGCCTACCTCGGCGCGGCGGTCAACCGGCTCCTGGACCCGAAGATCCTGCTGTTGGCCTTCGCCGCGATCATGGTCTTCGCCGGCATCCGGATGCTGATGCCCTCCACAACCGCCGGCGGCTCCTGCGCACTGCCCGACGGCGGGGTCAACTGGCGCAGCTGCCTGCCCAAAGCCATCGCCACCGGCGCCGTCGTGGGCTTCCTGACCGGACTGCTCGGCGTCGGCGGCGGCTTCCTGATCGTCCCGGCCCTCACCCTGGTCCTCGGGCTCCCGATGGCCCTGACCGTCGGGACCTCCCTGGTCATCATCGTCATCAACTCCGCCGCCGGCTTCGCCGCCCACCTCGGCGACCTGCAAATCGACTGGGCCGTCACCGCAGCCTTCGCCGGGACCGCGATGATCGCCTCCCTCGCAGCCGGGCGCATCGGCACCAACATCCCCGACAAGGCACTCAAACGCGGCTTCGGCATCCTCGTCCTCGTCATCGCCGCCTACGTCACCGTTCAGGCACTCCTCACCTAA
- a CDS encoding MFS transporter, whose product MLLVAVNALVGGTLGQERTVLPLLAGQVFHLDLYTAALTYILAFGLAKAATNYFAGTLSDRYGRKPVLIAGWLIALPVPLLLIFGPSWGWIVAANVVLGISQGLTWSTTVMMKMDLVGPSRRGLAMGLNEAAGYLGVAGTALATGYIAANYGLRPGPFLLGAAYIALGLGLSVFAVKETRGHARLEAASHTSAHAAAHGELSNREIFTLTSFRDRSLSSVSQAGMVNNLNDGLAWGLFPVLFAAAGLSIEKIGILAAIYPAVWGAGQLVTGALSDKYGRKWLIVGGMLVQAVALAMVALGTGFGLWLAAAVLLGAGTAMVYPTLLAAIGDVAHPAWRARSVGIYRLWRDGGFAVGALLAGILADAYGIPAAVAVVGALTAGSGILVAVRMRNTDHH is encoded by the coding sequence ATGCTCCTCGTCGCCGTCAACGCCCTCGTCGGGGGCACCCTCGGCCAGGAACGCACCGTGCTGCCGCTGCTGGCAGGACAGGTCTTCCACCTGGACCTCTACACCGCCGCCCTGACCTACATCCTGGCGTTCGGGCTCGCCAAGGCCGCCACCAACTATTTCGCCGGTACCCTCTCGGACCGCTACGGCCGCAAACCCGTCCTCATCGCAGGCTGGCTCATCGCCCTGCCCGTCCCGCTGCTGCTAATTTTCGGACCGTCCTGGGGCTGGATCGTCGCGGCCAACGTCGTCCTTGGCATCAGCCAGGGCCTCACCTGGTCCACCACCGTGATGATGAAGATGGACCTCGTCGGCCCCTCCCGCCGCGGCCTGGCCATGGGACTGAACGAGGCCGCCGGCTACCTCGGCGTCGCGGGCACTGCTCTGGCCACCGGCTACATCGCCGCGAACTACGGGCTCCGCCCCGGACCATTCCTGCTCGGCGCCGCCTACATCGCCCTGGGCCTTGGTCTCTCGGTCTTCGCCGTCAAGGAAACCCGGGGCCACGCCAGGCTGGAGGCCGCCAGCCACACCTCTGCCCACGCCGCCGCCCACGGAGAATTGAGTAACCGGGAAATCTTCACGTTGACCAGCTTCCGGGACAGATCCTTGTCCTCCGTCAGCCAGGCGGGCATGGTGAACAACCTCAATGACGGCCTCGCCTGGGGCCTTTTCCCCGTGCTCTTCGCCGCCGCCGGACTGAGCATCGAAAAGATCGGCATCCTCGCCGCCATCTACCCCGCCGTCTGGGGCGCAGGCCAGCTCGTCACCGGCGCACTCTCTGACAAGTACGGCCGTAAATGGCTGATCGTCGGCGGCATGCTCGTCCAGGCAGTGGCACTGGCAATGGTCGCCCTCGGGACAGGTTTCGGGCTCTGGCTGGCCGCCGCGGTCCTGCTCGGCGCCGGAACGGCCATGGTCTACCCCACCCTGCTGGCCGCCATCGGCGACGTCGCCCACCCGGCCTGGCGGGCACGCTCAGTCGGGATCTACCGGCTCTGGCGCGACGGCGGATTCGCCGTCGGCGCCCTCCTCGCCGGCATCCTCGCTGATGCTTACGGCATCCCCGCTGCGGTCGCCGTTGTCGGCGCCCTCACCGCAGGATCGGGAATCCTCGTGGCCGTCCGGATGCGCAACACCGACCATCATTGA
- a CDS encoding MBL fold metallo-hydrolase, with the protein MLLERIYDEDLAQASYFIGCQAKGEAVVVDPRRDIAVYQDLAAKNGMKIVAVTETHIHADYLSGTRELAAATGATAYVSGEGGADWQYGFEAQRLNDNDVITLGNITLKALHTPGHTPEHLSFLVTDGAFADTPGYLLSGDFVFSGDLGRPDLLDEAAGGIDTRFAGAKQLFTSLRDKFLTLPDHVQVHPAHGAGSACGKALGAIPSSTVGYERLYSWWGPYLAANDEEGFVAELLDGQPDAHAYFGRMKRENRDGPAVMGKRKPLTELAPADVAANLAADKVIFADTRPNDQVHQGTVTGSVNIPAGKSTASFGAWVINPETDTNPLVLLAPDQAAAQEMWDHLVRVGIDNVTGYLTSLQGLPISTPKLIQPEDLAGFDAAMVLDVRNRTEHAAGHIPGSHQLSGGRVMWNLDELPTEGTIVSYCQSGVRNSVAASALRRAGYDVVELDGSYAGWEARQPLGSLASN; encoded by the coding sequence ATGCTTCTGGAACGCATTTATGACGAGGACCTCGCCCAGGCCAGCTATTTCATTGGCTGCCAGGCCAAGGGTGAGGCAGTCGTGGTGGACCCCCGCCGCGACATCGCGGTCTACCAGGACCTGGCTGCCAAAAACGGCATGAAGATCGTTGCCGTCACGGAAACCCACATCCACGCCGACTACCTCTCCGGCACCCGTGAACTGGCCGCCGCGACCGGCGCGACCGCCTACGTCTCCGGCGAGGGTGGAGCGGACTGGCAGTACGGCTTCGAAGCCCAGCGCCTCAACGACAACGATGTGATCACCCTGGGCAACATCACCCTCAAGGCCCTGCACACCCCCGGACACACCCCCGAGCACCTCTCGTTTCTCGTGACCGACGGCGCGTTCGCCGACACCCCCGGGTACCTGCTCTCCGGTGACTTCGTCTTCTCCGGGGACCTCGGCCGCCCTGACCTGCTGGACGAGGCTGCCGGCGGAATCGACACCCGCTTCGCCGGGGCGAAGCAGCTCTTCACCAGCCTGCGCGATAAGTTCCTGACCCTGCCCGACCACGTCCAGGTCCACCCCGCCCACGGCGCCGGCAGCGCCTGCGGCAAGGCCCTCGGCGCCATCCCCTCCTCCACCGTCGGCTACGAACGGCTCTACTCCTGGTGGGGCCCCTACCTCGCCGCGAACGACGAGGAAGGATTCGTTGCTGAGCTCCTCGACGGCCAGCCCGACGCCCACGCCTACTTCGGCCGGATGAAACGCGAAAACCGCGACGGCCCTGCAGTGATGGGCAAACGCAAACCCCTGACAGAACTCGCCCCCGCCGACGTCGCGGCCAACCTTGCCGCAGATAAAGTGATCTTCGCCGACACCCGCCCCAACGACCAGGTCCACCAGGGCACCGTGACCGGGTCCGTGAACATCCCGGCCGGGAAATCCACGGCCAGCTTCGGCGCCTGGGTCATCAACCCCGAAACCGACACGAACCCGCTCGTGCTCCTGGCCCCGGACCAGGCCGCCGCGCAGGAGATGTGGGACCATCTGGTCCGCGTTGGCATCGACAACGTCACCGGATACCTCACCAGCCTTCAGGGTCTGCCCATCAGCACCCCGAAGCTGATCCAGCCTGAGGACCTCGCCGGCTTCGACGCCGCGATGGTCCTGGACGTCCGCAACCGCACCGAGCACGCCGCCGGACACATCCCCGGCTCCCACCAGCTCAGCGGCGGACGCGTGATGTGGAACCTCGACGAACTCCCCACCGAAGGCACCATCGTGTCCTACTGCCAAAGCGGGGTCCGGAACTCCGTCGCCGCCAGCGCGCTCCGCCGCGCCGGCTACGACGTCGTCGAACTCGACGGCAGCTACGCCGGATGGGAAGCCCGGCAGCCGCTGGGGTCCCTCGCCAGCAACTGA
- a CDS encoding SUMF1/EgtB/PvdO family nonheme iron enzyme: MSRHSTPSTAVPEGFISIHGGEFTMGSDKHYPEEAPARRVRVGGFWISPTAVTNREFVRFVRETGYRTVAERPLDPGLFPGAPAENLVPGQGAVHLGE; this comes from the coding sequence TTGAGCCGTCATTCCACGCCGTCGACCGCCGTTCCCGAGGGATTCATCTCCATCCACGGCGGTGAGTTCACCATGGGCTCGGACAAACACTACCCGGAGGAGGCGCCGGCGCGCCGGGTGCGCGTGGGTGGATTCTGGATCAGCCCGACGGCGGTCACCAACCGCGAGTTCGTGCGCTTCGTACGCGAGACCGGATACCGCACGGTCGCGGAGCGTCCCCTGGACCCGGGCCTCTTTCCGGGCGCACCGGCGGAAAACCTTGTCCCGGGACAGGGCGCGGTTCACTTGGGGGAATGA
- a CDS encoding sulfatase-like hydrolase/transferase, with product MNSVPLDHLDELDIADDTIVIYSTDNGPHMNSWPDGAMTSFRSEKNTNWEGAFRVPELIRWPEHIPAGVVSNEIIQHHDWLPTFLAAAGDTTTVEDLKRGKEIGGRTYKVHIDGYDLLPYLTGEATESPRQGLVYFSDDGDVLAMRYDNWKVVFMEQRVRGTLQVWFEPFVQLRIPKVFNLRTDPFERADVTSNTYFDWLFKNAYLVLAAQALMSEFLATFEEFPPRQRAASFSIDQAVDKLQAFLAGGD from the coding sequence ATGAATTCAGTGCCCCTCGATCACCTGGACGAACTGGACATAGCCGACGACACGATCGTAATTTACTCGACTGATAACGGGCCGCACATGAACAGCTGGCCCGACGGCGCTATGACTTCGTTCCGAAGCGAGAAGAACACAAACTGGGAGGGCGCCTTCCGGGTTCCTGAGCTGATCCGCTGGCCAGAGCACATCCCGGCGGGCGTGGTGTCGAATGAGATCATCCAGCACCATGATTGGCTCCCGACGTTTCTTGCGGCCGCCGGCGACACGACCACGGTCGAAGACCTCAAGCGGGGTAAGGAAATCGGCGGCCGCACCTACAAGGTGCACATTGATGGCTACGACCTCCTGCCGTACCTCACCGGCGAAGCCACAGAGAGCCCCCGCCAGGGCCTGGTTTACTTCTCCGACGACGGAGACGTGCTCGCGATGAGGTACGACAACTGGAAAGTTGTCTTCATGGAGCAACGCGTACGGGGAACGCTTCAGGTGTGGTTCGAGCCCTTTGTGCAGCTGCGGATCCCGAAGGTGTTCAACCTGCGCACCGACCCCTTTGAGCGCGCCGACGTCACCTCCAACACATATTTCGACTGGCTCTTCAAGAACGCCTATCTCGTCCTCGCGGCCCAGGCGCTGATGTCGGAGTTCCTGGCGACATTCGAGGAGTTCCCCCCGCGCCAGCGTGCGGCGAGCTTCAGCATCGACCAGGCCGTGGACAAACTGCAAGCGTTTCTGGCGGGCGGCGATTGA
- a CDS encoding sulfatase-like hydrolase/transferase: MTFPSIGPQAPYRTPNIDRLAEEGMRFTDSYGQQSCTAGRASFITGQSVFRTGLSKVGMPGADIGLRAEDPTIAELLKPHGYVTGQFGKNHLGDMNEFLPTVHGFDEFYGNLYHLNAEEEPESPNWPSVEDFPGFNERARPRGVVRSWATENDDDTVDGRFGRRGRQRIEDTGPLTKKRMETVDDEFSAPRSPGRTGHSRRHDRNLLD; this comes from the coding sequence GTGACTTTCCCGAGCATTGGTCCTCAAGCCCCATACCGGACGCCGAATATCGACCGCCTCGCCGAGGAAGGGATGCGGTTCACTGACTCCTATGGCCAGCAAAGTTGCACCGCGGGGCGGGCGTCCTTTATCACCGGGCAGAGTGTGTTCCGCACCGGGCTGAGCAAGGTTGGCATGCCAGGGGCTGACATTGGGTTGCGCGCCGAGGACCCGACCATCGCGGAGTTGCTTAAGCCCCACGGCTACGTGACCGGGCAGTTTGGCAAGAACCACCTGGGTGACATGAACGAATTCCTGCCCACCGTGCACGGCTTCGACGAGTTCTACGGCAATCTCTACCATCTCAACGCCGAGGAGGAACCGGAATCGCCAAATTGGCCCAGCGTCGAGGACTTCCCCGGGTTTAATGAGCGGGCCCGTCCCCGCGGTGTAGTCCGTTCCTGGGCAACGGAGAACGACGACGACACCGTGGACGGGAGGTTCGGACGGCGGGGCCGTCAGCGCATTGAGGACACCGGCCCACTGACCAAGAAGCGCATGGAAACCGTCGACGATGAATTCAGTGCCCCTCGATCACCTGGACGAACTGGACATAGCCGACGACACGATCGTAATTTACTCGACTGA
- a CDS encoding RHS repeat-associated core domain-containing protein, whose protein sequence is MLFRGAIASCSGIGLLAGTAGPGLAIVPVPMVIPGASSGAQTTIGELGARPAATRLPLQISDQVSGSVDVGTGNLMLSVSGLTLPGVNADVPLGAVFNSQSTDTTQGDAAARWILNFGGAGSLSLTPSGVLHTGGDGYSSLFTPVSGSTSAFTAPAGTKADLVKNADGTYTLTSRTSASVVIFNSDGRVKSLADRNGNTTAFTPAAGKITGITATRGVAGAHTALLSYDSYTGTLASISQTSGTATRSASFFNDGYGAWSRVTDPAGKVTTFGYSGGRISAITPPTGGKTNLSYDATGRVTQIERVNTSAGSPGNSITRITYPSSAQTLVAGPNTDPAVAVASGPRTTYTLNTGGRVTAATDPMGRAQAATYTGDFDTLTATQGTGTTSGTTTNTYGANTGQSITASTSQGGASGQAAYANTAANTKYLASSSTDDAGNQSLYTYNGAGNALTASDALAAKAALEVNPDGTVKTALAPGNGTNKTQYGYDTDHQLTALTPVAGSSLGARAFTYDAWARPATATDGRGNTVTYSYDAVGRLAGTSFSDGTPAVAYTYNAIGQVLTRVDGSGTTTYGYDQMGRLTSRVNTAGGGTIAYAYDKASNLVSTTDSRGTTSYAFDASGVMTTMTYLHNGAPQTLAVATDDRGRRTDTWLQANDDRTTWAAHTHTDYDRTGRITRVLAEQGSGTASNSNVVDLTYCYSAGSTAPTCPSSTTTDRSKIQWVKNNLTGAVTAYTYDKAGRLTKAAITGGPSPATYLYTYDARGNRLTASGGTMPSQNLTVNAANQITSPNYNYDGTGNLTADPNGSYGYNAAQQMTSVTKAGTTYNYTYAGTSQNEVLSQTTPNGTYRITYGRTDAQGQPVIEQYKKDNATAYVEHDPATGEALMLRTSSGMQSLYVYDGTGNPAALITSGAYRAFAYDYDPYGVPAITADSGGLGTTQNPYMFKAGIQDRVTGWVKYGQRWYNPTLGRWTQQDTLDAPLNPANANRYAFAANDPINNGDPLGLLTLGSAVGFGIGLAFSAAVTGVFCAATLGGCGFVAVAVVGAASGGVGGLTGGAVGAAIDGQDVNTGALAGGALGTFTGGLGSPGIFLDAIHAAFSF, encoded by the coding sequence TTGTTGTTCCGCGGCGCCATCGCCTCGTGCTCGGGCATCGGGCTGCTGGCCGGGACGGCAGGGCCCGGCTTGGCCATCGTGCCGGTACCCATGGTCATACCGGGGGCCTCCTCCGGAGCGCAGACCACCATCGGCGAACTCGGCGCCCGGCCGGCTGCCACGCGGCTGCCGTTACAGATCTCGGACCAGGTCTCCGGTTCGGTCGACGTCGGCACCGGCAACCTGATGCTCTCTGTTTCCGGGCTAACCCTGCCGGGGGTCAACGCTGACGTTCCGCTGGGCGCCGTGTTCAATTCCCAGTCCACCGACACAACGCAAGGGGATGCCGCAGCCCGCTGGATCCTGAACTTCGGCGGCGCCGGCTCACTTTCCTTGACCCCGTCCGGTGTCCTCCACACCGGCGGGGACGGGTACTCGTCCTTGTTCACGCCGGTGTCCGGATCCACGTCTGCGTTCACGGCGCCGGCAGGCACGAAAGCTGATCTGGTGAAGAACGCCGACGGCACCTACACACTGACCTCCCGGACCAGCGCCTCGGTGGTGATTTTCAACTCCGATGGCCGGGTGAAGTCCCTCGCTGACCGCAACGGCAACACGACGGCGTTCACCCCGGCCGCGGGAAAGATCACCGGAATCACGGCCACCAGGGGTGTGGCAGGTGCCCACACTGCCCTTCTCTCCTACGACTCGTACACGGGCACCCTCGCGTCCATCTCACAGACCAGCGGTACCGCAACCCGGTCGGCGTCCTTCTTCAATGACGGCTACGGGGCATGGAGCAGGGTCACGGATCCGGCCGGGAAGGTCACGACCTTCGGCTACAGCGGCGGGCGGATCTCGGCCATCACCCCACCCACCGGAGGCAAAACGAACCTAAGCTACGACGCCACGGGCCGGGTCACGCAGATCGAACGCGTCAACACCTCGGCCGGCTCCCCGGGGAACTCGATCACCCGGATCACCTACCCGTCATCCGCCCAGACCCTGGTCGCGGGCCCGAACACCGACCCGGCCGTTGCGGTCGCGTCCGGACCCCGCACCACCTACACGCTAAACACCGGCGGACGCGTCACCGCGGCGACGGACCCGATGGGACGGGCCCAGGCGGCAACCTACACCGGGGACTTCGACACCCTCACCGCCACCCAGGGCACCGGAACGACATCCGGGACCACGACGAACACCTACGGGGCCAACACCGGGCAGTCCATCACCGCATCCACCTCCCAGGGCGGCGCATCCGGGCAAGCCGCTTACGCCAACACCGCGGCGAACACGAAGTACCTGGCCTCCTCGAGCACGGACGACGCCGGGAACCAGTCCCTCTATACCTACAACGGGGCCGGGAATGCGCTGACCGCCTCGGACGCCCTGGCCGCGAAGGCTGCCCTGGAAGTAAACCCCGACGGCACGGTCAAGACCGCCCTCGCGCCCGGAAACGGTACGAACAAGACCCAATACGGCTACGACACCGACCACCAACTCACGGCACTGACCCCGGTCGCCGGCTCCTCCCTCGGGGCCAGAGCGTTCACCTACGACGCCTGGGCCCGGCCGGCGACCGCCACGGACGGGCGCGGCAACACCGTCACCTACTCTTACGACGCCGTTGGACGGCTCGCCGGAACCAGCTTCTCTGACGGCACTCCGGCGGTGGCCTACACCTACAACGCCATCGGCCAGGTCCTTACCCGGGTCGACGGCTCCGGAACCACGACCTACGGCTACGACCAGATGGGACGCCTCACCTCCCGGGTCAATACCGCCGGCGGCGGGACCATCGCCTACGCCTATGACAAGGCCTCCAACCTGGTCTCCACCACGGACAGCCGCGGCACCACCTCCTACGCCTTCGATGCCTCCGGTGTCATGACCACGATGACGTACCTCCACAACGGCGCACCCCAGACCCTGGCCGTCGCGACCGATGACCGGGGACGACGGACCGACACCTGGCTGCAGGCCAACGATGACCGCACGACCTGGGCCGCGCACACCCACACCGACTACGACCGCACCGGCCGGATTACCCGCGTCCTCGCCGAACAGGGGTCAGGAACCGCCAGCAACTCCAACGTCGTGGACCTGACCTACTGCTACTCCGCCGGCTCCACCGCACCGACCTGCCCGAGCAGCACGACAACGGACCGGTCCAAGATCCAGTGGGTCAAGAACAACCTCACCGGCGCCGTCACCGCTTACACCTACGACAAGGCCGGACGCCTCACCAAAGCAGCGATCACCGGCGGCCCGTCGCCGGCGACCTACCTCTACACCTACGACGCCCGCGGCAACCGGCTCACCGCCAGCGGCGGCACCATGCCCAGCCAGAACCTCACCGTGAACGCCGCCAACCAGATCACCAGCCCCAACTACAACTACGACGGGACCGGGAACCTCACTGCCGACCCGAACGGCAGCTACGGCTACAACGCGGCCCAGCAGATGACCTCGGTCACCAAGGCCGGCACCACCTACAACTACACCTACGCTGGAACTTCACAGAACGAAGTGCTGTCCCAGACCACCCCGAACGGGACCTACCGGATCACGTACGGGCGCACCGACGCCCAGGGCCAACCCGTCATCGAGCAATACAAGAAGGACAACGCCACGGCCTACGTCGAACACGACCCCGCCACCGGAGAGGCCCTGATGCTGCGCACCAGCTCCGGGATGCAATCCCTCTACGTTTACGACGGCACCGGCAACCCCGCGGCACTCATCACCAGCGGAGCCTACCGGGCATTCGCCTACGACTACGACCCCTACGGCGTCCCGGCCATCACCGCGGACTCAGGCGGCCTCGGCACCACCCAAAACCCCTACATGTTCAAAGCCGGAATCCAGGACCGCGTCACCGGCTGGGTCAAATACGGCCAACGCTGGTACAACCCCACCCTCGGCCGCTGGACCCAACAAGACACCCTCGACGCGCCCCTCAACCCGGCCAACGCCAACCGCTACGCCTTCGCAGCCAACGACCCCATCAATAATGGAGATCCATTAGGACTACTGACGTTGGGTTCGGCGGTAGGGTTCGGCATAGGGCTAGCGTTCTCCGCAGCCGTAACTGGGGTCTTCTGTGCAGCTACATTGGGCGGATGTGGGTTCGTTGCAGTTGCGGTGGTCGGAGCTGCCAGCGGTGGTGTCGGCGGCCTGACAGGTGGCGCAGTTGGTGCTGCCATTGATGGACAAGACGTAAATACCGGTGCTTTGGCCGGAGGAGCACTAGGGACATTCACGGGGGGCCTCGGTTCGCCCGGCATATTCCTGGACGCGATTCACGCTGCCTTCAGCTTTTAG